The stretch of DNA TCCTTGGCACCGAAACTGTTGTCCTAGGCGGCGGGCTTTCCATGGCGGGTCCGCTCCTGTGCGAACCGCTGGCAGCCCGGGTCGATGAGTTATTGACGTTCCACCGCCGTCCCCAGTACGTGCAGGCAGCACTGGGTGAAAACGCTGGCCTGATTGGCTCAGCGCTGAAGGCCCGTAGCTTGCGAACAGCGGTAGGAGAGTCAGCATGAGCGGCAATAACGTAGTTCTCACCGTCACCCCTAACCCGGCCGTTGACGTTACTTACACGGTGGCCGGTGTCCATCTGGGTTCCACTCATAGGGTGCCCACCCCGCTGTACCGGGCAGGTGGCAANGGGCTGAACGTTTCCCGCGTGGCGCACCAGCTGGGCTACCCCACCTTGGCCATTGCCACATCAGGTGGCCCATCCGGGGAACAACTCCGCGCTGACTTAGAATCCGCCGGTATCTTGCACCATCTGGTGCCGGTTGCTGCACAGACCAGACGCACCATTGCGTTGGTGGACACGTCTGCCGATAACACCACCAGCATTTTCAATGAGTCCGGGCCGGCCCTCGACGCCGCTGAATGGCAGGCGTTAGCTACCGCAGTAGTGGATAACTTAGGTGGGGTGCAGACCTCAGACGGCGTGCGCCGGCCAGGAGTGCTCGTTGGCTCGGGCTCTCTGCCGGAGCATGCACCGGCAGACTTNTATCCTGCCCTTGTCGCGTTGGCGCACACTGCGGGCGTGCCGGCGATCATCGACACCTCCGGAAGTGGCATCCTCGCTGCGGCCAGGGCCGGTGCAGATTTGCTCAAGCCCAATAACCACGAGCTCATGGAAGCGGTNGGGGAGAACGATCTGGTGGTGGCCGCCGGCAAGCTCATCGAACTCGGTGCCAAGCGGGTCTTGGTCAGTGTTGGTGAGGAAGGCATGTTGGCCTTTAGTGCCGATGCTCCCGGACGGTACATCCAAGCGAAACTACCGGCACCNCTGAGCGGTAANCCCACNGGGGCTGGAGATGCAGCAGTGAGCGCCGCCGCCGTCGCACTGGCCAACGGCATCACAGATATGCGCGAGATTTTACGCCGCGCCACCGCCTGGAGTGCTGCCGCCGTACTCATGGCCGGTGCCGGGGAAATCTCACCCCGCTACGCCGAACTGGCAAAACAGCTCATCATCACAGACCACTAAGGAGTACTTTCATGGCTTTAACCAACACCCGCGACATTATGGACCTAGCCGCGAAGGCCGGCACCGGCCAAGGCGCCTTCAACGTCATCCACTTAGAAACCATTGAAGGGCTGATCGGCGGTGCTGAGGCGGCCGGGCTCCCTGTGATCTTGCAGATTTCTGAAAATTGCGCCAAGTTCCACGGCGGACTTGAGCCTGTGGCGTTGGCAACACTCGCCGCCGCACGCAAAGCCTCGGTCCCTGTTGCCGTCCACCTTGACCACGCCGAGGATGAGGCACTGGCGTATGAAGCAGTTGATTTGGGTTTTGGCTCCATCATGTACGACGGCGCCCACTTTGAGTATGAGAAGAACGTTGAGGTGACCGCTCGCGTCGCCGCCTACGCCCATGAGCGCGGCGTGTTTGTTGAAGCCGAGCTGGGCAAGGTCGGTGGCAAGGACGGTGCGCACGCNCCCGGGGTACTCACCGATCCCGGTGAAGCTGCCGCCTTTGTCACCGCTACCGGTGTTGACGCACTCGCCGTCGCCGTGGGTTCCTCCCACGCGATGACCGAGCGCAGCGCAGCGTTGAACCTGGGCCGCATCGCCGAGCTCAAAGCCGCTTTGGAGGTGCCGCTGGTGTTGCACGGCTCCTCCGGAGTCTCAGATGAGAACATTGTGGCAGCGATTGCAGCAGGAATGACCAAGATTAATGTCTCAACACACCTCAATGGCTTCTTCACCCGGGCAGTGCGGGAATACCTGGACGCCAACCCTGCAGTGGTGGATTCACGCAAGTACTTAGGTGCCGGCCGTGCAGCACTGATCCCTGAAGTTTCACGCTTGCTGGCATTGTTTGCCGGCGCCACCCTGACGGAAAATAAACGAGACGGCAGTGTTGCCGTCCAGGAGTTGGATATGAATAGAACTGAACGACTCACCGCGATCTTGGACATCCTGGCTGCCGACGGCCAGGTGGAAGTCGATGAGATTGTGCTCAAGTTNGGGGTTTCNCCCGCAACAGCACGCCGCGACCTTGACTCGTTGGCCAACGAGCGGCTGTTGACGCGCACCCGTGGCGGTGCAACGAGCGGTTCTGTTTCCTATGACCTGCCTGGGCGGTACAACCGGGACGATCATGCGCACCAAAAGCAGCAGATTGCCCACGCTGCCAGCGCCTTGATTCCTAAGGGAGCCGTCATCGGTCTGTGCGGAGGAACCACCAGCACAGCATTAGCCCAGGTGCTGTCCACGCGTGAGGACCTCATGGAGCAATCCAACCGGCCCACCCTGACGGTGGTCACCAATGCCATCAACATTGCAGCACAGCTGGCGATCCGGCCCAACTTCAAAATCATGGTCACCGGNGGCATCGTGAACCCGCGCTCCTACGAGCTGGTGGGTCCGTTTGCGGACAGCATCTTACAACGGGTGGCCTTGGACTTTGCCTTTATTGGAGTCAATGGGATTGAGCCAGGTGCCGGACCCACCACCAACGACGAAGGAGAAGCATCCGTTAATTCGCGCATGGCACGCCGCGCGTCCGAAGCCTACATTCTGGCTGACGCCTCCAAAATTGGAAAGCGGGCCTTTGCCACCATGGATGAACACGATTTTCATAATCTGATCACCGATTCACGTATTACCCAAGCTCAGCTGGAAGCATTCCGCGACGCCGGCACCAACGTGATCGTGGCCCCGCCNCTCGAGAGCCCCTGACACGGGCAGTGCCTGAGAAAGTGATGGCGGTACGGTCGGGGTGATGGCGGTGCGCCGCTATCGGAACCAACCAGTAATGGTCAGTAACTACTGTATAGTCAGCGTATGCTGACTATTGATTCTCGCGTTGATGTCATGAACCGTGTGGGCCGGGCCATGTCGGATCCGACCCGTTCTCGTATCCTGACGAGCCTGCTTCAGGGCCCCGGGTACCCGGGGCAGCTGGCTGAGGAGTTGGGGCTGACCCGGTCAAATGTGTCCAATCATCTGAGCTGCTTGCGCGGTTGCGGTCTTGTGGCCGCAGTGCCGCAGGGACGCCAGACCCGGTATGAAATTGCCGATCCACACCTGACAAACGCGTTGCTTGCCTTAGTCAATGTGGTTTTGGCGGTGGAGGGCGGTCAGGGATGTTTGGATGAGCAGTGCAATGTTCCGTTGTGCTGTGGAACAGCGGTAGAGGCATGAGCCGGGAATGTTGCGGCTCTGATGAGCCCAGCGCAAGCGACAACCGGACATTGCTGAAGCTGGCCCCTGCAGGGTCTGACCCAACCGCNCTTGGGCGGGTCAGGAGAAACCTTGCCTTCGGGGACACCTGCCCTGAGGCCGGAGGGGCATCCGATGAATTCACGCCTTGGTGGAAAGATCATCACCTCCTGGTCCCGATCGCGGCCGGGCTGCTCCTTGGTACCGGATATGCCTTCGAAGGCCTTGGCTTCAGAGCCGCCAGTACTCTCGCGCTGGTTCTGAGTGTTCTCGTGGGTGCCTCCACGTTCATCCCTGGCGCCGTACGTCGGCTGCTGCGCGGACGTCTNGGGGTGGGTTTGTTGATGAGCATCGCCGCCGTCGGAGCCATCTTGTTAGGACATGTGGGTGAAGCGGCGGCGCTAGCGTTCTTGTTCTCGATCGCAGAAGCCTTGGAGGACCGTGCCCTGGATAAGGCCCGTCACGGGTTGCGTTCACTTCTGGCGCTCATGCCGGAGACGGCAACGATTTCCGCTCCCGCAGGCCAGATCCTCATTCCCGCCAGGGATGTCCGGGTGCTGGATCAGCTGATTGTTCGTCCGGGAGAACGGGTGGCAACGGACTCCGTGGTCATCTCAGGCACATCCAGCCTGGACACCTCCGCCGTCACCGGTGAATCAATTCCAGTGGAGGTTGGCCCTGGTGAAGCGGTCCCTGCCGGAGCGATCAATGGCTCCGGCGCTCTGGTGCTCGAAGCACAAGCGGACGGGCGCGAGAACTCCCTGACAACGATCGTTCACCTCGTGGAAAATGCGCAATCCNNAAAAGGGGACCACGCCCGAATGGCTGACCGCATCGCCAAGCCGCTGGTTCCGATCGTTTTGGCCGTTGCAGGGCTCGTGGCCGTGGTGGGTATCCTGATCGGTCAACCAGAACTATGGATCGAGCGGGCCTTAGTCGTTCTTGTTGCTGCGTCNCCCTGCGCGTTGGCCATTGCTGTGCCGGTCACGGTCATCTCGGCTATCGGGGCCGCCAGCCGCTTTGGGGTGGTTATCAAATCCGGCGCAGCGTTCGAACAACTCGGGGCTGTGACACTGGTGGCCTTCGATAAGACCGGTACCTTGACATGTAACAAGCCAGAAGTGGTGGCGGTCCAGACGGCCCCAGGCTTTGATCGCAGCAGAATCCTCGCCGTGGCGGCAGCACTTGAATCGCACAGCACCCACCCGCTGGCGGCAGCCATTCTCGCCGAAACACCCACACCCCCACCTGCCAGCGACGTTTCCGAGTCACCCGGGCAAGGGATTTCCGGGAAAATCGACGGGAGCACTGCCAGAGTTGGAAGCCCTCGATGGGTGGCACCGGGTCCCTTGGCCGCGGCATGCGGTCGGCTCGAATCCGAGGGCATGACCGTGCTAAGTGTAGAAATTGCTGGTGTACCCGCAGGGTTGATCGGTATCCGTGACGAGCTCAAGCCCGAAGCTGCTGCGGCCATCGCAGAACTTAACGCCCAAGGTATTGCAACGGTGATGCTCACCGGGGATAACACCAGAACTGCCCAATCGTTGGCACGCCAGGTTGGCATCAGTGACTACCTGGCAGAACAAATGCCTGCTGATAAGGCAGTAGCCATTGAGTCCTACGCCACCCACCACCGGACAGCGATGATCGGCGACGGAATCAACGACGCCCCCGCATTGGCCGCCGCCAACGTAGGCATTGCCATGGGTGCCACGGGATCCGATGCGGCCATTGANACAGCCGATGTCGCCTTCACCGGGACGGATCTGCGACTGATTCCACAAGCACTGGCCCATGCCCGCCGAGGGCGAGGCATCATGGTCAGCAATATTGCCCTGGCCCTGGCCATCATCATCGGGCTCTTNCCCCTGGCGCTCTTTGGTGTGCTGGGGCTGGCCGGNGTGGTGTTGGTTCACGAACTGGCTGAAGTCCTCGTGATTCTCAACGGACTCAGGGCGGCCCGAGGCCGCGCCGTCCTTCCGGCATTGCCTGCTAAACAACCAGCCACTGAAATCTATTGAGAACATGCTCAGCTGTCAGCGAAGTGGGCCTTCATGTGATGGCTGCAGCCATGGCGGTCCTTGATGTTAACCGTGTCACCACATGCCGCTATCTGTGGGTGTCCTGTGGGTGATCGGCTACGGTGGATGAATCGCATTTTCAAGTTTTGACCCTAGTGAGCGTGGAATCCCGTTCCGCTATTACCGGTAAGACGTAGAAGGTGTAGGGGCGAGACACGATCATTTTATAGATATAACTTATCAATTCAGACCAACTAAGTCTTGGACTCGGTAAATGATGTGAGGCTAGTCTCATTCCAACGCAAGATGCTAGATCCAGCGAACAGGAAAGACGTTGACCCACAATGAGAAGCAAAACTCGAATAGCCAATAGTGAAGAAATTGAGCCCTTGATCTCCGGGGACAGCACCAGTAGTGCACTGCTCGAGCCTTCCCGGCCCTTGTTGGATCGCAAGGTCACCGTGGCCAGCCTGAGCATCCTGGCAGTCTTTGTGCTGGCAACTTTGGTTTTCCCGAAGCAATCCTCTGACGCTATCAATGCCGGGTTTAGCTTCTCTGCCAAATGGCTGGGTCTCTTCTGGCAGGGATTGCTCCTGGCAACTTTCTTGTGCGCCATCGCCCTAGCACTGACTCCCTACGCNAAAGCCCGGTTGGGCGGAGCCATGAAGCCCGAATACGGGCGGTTCAAATGGGTCGCCATGATCATGTGCACACTATTAGCTGGCGGCGGAGTGTTTTGGGCTGCCGCTGAACCAATATCGCATTACATCTCTTCTCCGCCGTTCTTCGGAACTACCAGTGGCGATCCTACCGAAGCTGCCAACAACGCCCTGGGCCAGAGCTTTGTGCACTGGGGTTTCCTCGCCTGGGCCATTTTGGGGTCACTGGGTGCGATTGTGATGACCCATGCAGTGTCTAAGGGCATGCCNCTGCGTCCACGCACCTTGCTCTACCCCGTCATGGGCCGAAGGGTCCTCACCAGCTGGGTTGGCACCGTGACCGATGTGGTGAGCATCCTTGCTGTTATGGCCGGAACCGTTGGCCCCATTGGNTTTCTGGGACTTCAGGTTTCCTACGGTTTGTCCCGGTTGTTCGGCATCCCCAACAACTATGGGACGCAGCTGATCATTATTGCGGTCCTGACCGGCGTTGCCGCGCTCTCTGTTTCCTCCGGATTGAGCAAGGGCATTCAGATCATGAGCCGGCTCAACGTTTGGCTGGCGTTGGGGCTCATGGCGGCCGTGCTGGTTCTGGGCTCCGCAGGTTACATCTTCAAATCCTTCATCGGCGGCTTCGGCGTGTACATGCAGAACTTTGTACCGGCTTCGCTCTACCAAGGCGATCAGGGATGGGTGGCAGGTTGGACCATCTTCTTCTTCGCCTGGTTCCTCGGCTACGCACCGCTGATGGCGATCTTCGTGGCCTCCATTTCCCGCGGCCGCTCGGTGCGTGAGCTGATCCTTTTCACCGCGGTGCTGCCACCGATCGTCACCTGCTTCTGGTTCACCGTTCTAGGTGGCACCGGCATCATGTTTGAACAGCAGAATCCGGGTTCCATCTCCGGACCGCTGGCCAGTGATGGTCTTCCTGCCGTGGTGATGACCATTGCCGAACAGTTACCCTTCTCAGGGATCATCGCTGTGGGGTTCTTGGTCCTTACGGTCATGTTCGTGGCTACCACCGCGGATTCGATGTCCTTCAGTATTGCCCAATCGTGCACAGTGAAGGGGACCCCTCAACCNAAGTTGCGTGCGGCGTGGGCGCTCACCATGGGTGTGGCCGCGGCTGTGCTGATTTCCATCGGCGACGGCGGAATCTCGGCGCTGCAATCGTTCATTGTGATCACCGCAGTACCCGTTGGATTCATTATGTTGCCATCGGTNTTTGCAGCNCCTGTGTTCGTGCGCCGCATGGCGATCGAACAGGGTGTTGTGGGAATAAAGGATCCAGATTTTGTGAGAACTCAGTGATTGAGTTTTAGCTTCTTCCCCACCGCTGAGGATTGCTTCTCTTCCGGCGCCGGCGTGGTGGCAACAATGGCGGCGCAGACACTTGTCTGCGCCGCCATTGTTGCCGTGGGGAGAAAAACTAGAGGGTGCTACTTTCTAAGAATCGCTTCACTAGGGCAGAATCGCGCCGATTCTCCGCGCAGATTAGTGATATCTGCGAAGCCGCCGCCGTATCGTTTAGATCCAGATATGCCACTCCTGCAATCTGCAAGGCACGCAACGACTCAGGGACAATGGCAATCCCGGTACGTGCGGCAACGAGCCCCAAGATGGTGGGGAACTGTATGGCTTCCTGGGCGATCCTGATGTGGAAGCCGGCTTGGATGCACAATGCCGAAATCAGGTCATAGAGCCGTGAGACTTGGTTCCGGGNGAAGACCACAAATCCTTCTCCGGCAAGCTCAGCAAGCTTGACGCTGGTGCGCTGGGCCAAAGGGTGGGTTTCAGGTACCCCTACCACTAGTGCCTCGCGCTTTAGCGCGGTGATGTGGATGCCGTCGATCGGTTCGATCTCACGGACGATTCCTACGTCCAGCTGCCCATCTAGCACCGCCTGGATCTGCTGTTCTGTGGTGTTTTCCTGGAGCTGGAAGCGAACCTGGGGCAGATGTTCGTGTAGCCGGTTCACCATGCCCGGCAGGAGGGATAGGGCTGCTGAACTGACGAAGCCAACCCGCAACAGCCCAGTGCTGCCTAAGGTTGCCAACTCCACCTGGCTTTGTGCACGCTCGGCCTCGGAAATCACTCGGCGGGCCGCCTCAAGTAACACCCGCCCTGTATCCGTGATCTCCACCGATCTGGTGGTGCGGATGAAGAGCTGTGTTTTCAGGTTGCGTTCCAACCGTTGAATCTGTTGGCTCAGTGCTGGCTGAGCGATGTGCAGACGCTCGGCCGCCCGGTTGAAGTGCATTTCCTCGGCCACGGCGATGAAGTAGCGAAGTTGTCTAAGTTCCATAAAGACTAAGTGTGTCTGCTTATGAGTTGATAGGCAATAGATACTTCTCTGTGATCAAAAATCAAAGTAGTGTGGGTCACATATTCAGTACGCAGCTTCAAGAAGGCAGGAACTCTCATGGCAAATACCACGACCACCCAAACTCTGGACCTCCAGCAGCTCATCAACGGACGATGGGACAGCGCAACAGGAGCAGAAGCGCTTAGCCTGAACCCGGCAGATCCGCAGGAGGTCGTTGCTCGGTATGCCACAGCTACTGCCGAAACTCTGGAAGCGGCCATCGCCGCCAGCCGTGCCGCCTTGGCCGACTGGGACAAGGTTGGCATCATAGGTCGCGGACGGGTACTACGCCGCGCGGCTCAACTGCTCGAAGAACGTGCCGAGGACATTGCCGTTTTGATGACCCGCGAACAAGGTAAGACACTGGCCGATTCCCGCGGTGAAGTCGGTGCAACCGTAGAAACCCTCTATTACCAGGCCGGTTCGGCCCGTCGCGCCGACGGTGTCACGTATCCCTCAGGCAATGCCGATGAGCTGGTCCGCACCATCCGGCGCCCAGTCGGGGTCGTTGGTGTCATTACCCCGTGGAACTTCCCGTTGCAGATCCCCGCGTGGAAGATTGCCCCGGCCTTACTCTGGGGCAACACCGTGGTCTGGAAATCAGCCAGTGACACNCCCGCAGTCGCCGTAGCCTTCGCCCAACTGCTCCAAGACGCGGGCGTTCCGGCAGGAGTCCTTAACCTGCTCTTGGGCCCGGGATCCCTCGGTTCGTGCCTCGTTGAGCACCCGGGCGTTGCCGCTGTGACTTTCACCGGGTCCGTTCCAGTAGGCCACCAGATCCGCGAACGCGTGGTATTGCGTGGGGCCAAGCTGCAGATGGAACTGGGTGGACACAATGCCGCCATCGTTATGCCGGATGCGGATGTTATCAGCGCAGCAACCGCCATCGTCGCAGCTGCGATGAGTAGCACCGGCCAGAAGTGCACGGCCACCCGCCGCATCATTGCCGTAGGTGAGGTCCATGACCGGCTACTCGAAGTGCTGGTACCCATGGTGAACGCATTGGTTTCAGGCCCAGGCACCGATTCAGAGTCGTACATGGGTCCGGTCATTTCCGCCCGCGCCTGCCGCGACATTGAAGAAGCCTTAGAAACCGCACGCTCAGAAGGTGCCACAGTGTTGGCCCAGGGTTCGATGCCCACTGACGCTCCGGGACATTACGTTGTACCGACCTTGCTCGGCGGCACCGAGGCGCTGAGCATCACTCGCGAAGAGGTGTTCGGCCCCATCGTGACCTTGTTGCGAGTTGAGAACCTCGACGAGGCTATCGCCCTGGCTAACGCGACAGATTTCGGATTGACCGCCTCGGTNTTTACCACTGATGAACATGCCATCCGCCGCTGCCTCAACGAGGTGGTGGCCGGGTTGATCAAGGTCAACGCACCNTCCACCGGCTCCGAGGTACACGCTCCCTTTGGTGGCCTACGCGATTCCTCTTTCCCGGCACCGCGGGAACAAAACAGTGACGTAGCAGCGGACTTCTTCACCGAAACCAAGACCGCTTACATCCGCGTTGCACCAACCGGGCGTGCGCTGTGAGCACACAGACGCACTTCGAAGCGACCCAGCTCACTAGGAAGAGCTGATGCGTCCCGCTGACACCGTGATGGATCCGCTGGACATGGGTGGGGCCCGGGCCACTCGCTACAGTTTCATTCGCACCATGATGCGCCGTGCCGTCAGCGCCGGATGGCAGATTCAGCGAACCCGTTTCGACATCGACGCCGCCGGATGCGGCGCTGCAATCTACGAGGTCCGTGCCGAATCGCACTTGTTCAGCTTTGTGGCGTTCTCGCAGCGTTTGAGCGAAGAGGATCGCACCGATAGGGTGATCGCGAAGTCGTGGGATCTCACGGCGGCACTTGTCGAGGGTCCGTGGATGCGCAGCGGCTTGAGCGCNATGCGCACCCAGGTGCCGTTGCAGGAGGGCGGCCGCGCGGAGACTGGGTCCATCATTTGGACCAGAGCCAACCGCAGCGAACGCTTCTTTGACTACGTCATTGACCGTCTGGCCCAAGGCTTGGCCCCGGAGAGTGAGAAGTTCGGTGGCTCGCCATATTTGATCCGCAGCACCGCGTTCTACAGCAACGGTAAGTGCGGGCTGGCAGACTACGAAGGCCTCGAAGACGGCCACCCTTTAGCCGTTCCCTTCCGCGCCCACATGCTCACTGCATGGCTACTGCGCGAGCTCAGCTATGACATGGTGGAGGCGTGTGCTGCCGCACGTAACCCGGGTGCTGCACGGCTTGAAGGCCTCTGGCGGCGTTACTTGGGCATGGGCAACGCCACCGGGTTGGGTATGGTGCCCTACGCCATCAACCACCCGGAAGTCGTGAACTCTTGGGCATTGCTGCGTGAAATGCCGCTGGCTGCGGTGACCGCCCGCACCGTNGGACAGGGTGATGCGTCGGTGGCCAGAGTCATTGAACTGCTGGAGCAAGCCATCAATTACCTCACTGAGCAAGCAGACATCGTCTCTGCACCCTTCGCCGCTGGTCCCGAGCTGGCTCTTGAACTAGGCGAGCTGCTGGGACAGCTACGCGGATGGGTGGATACCGGTAACTTTGCCGGAAGCGCAACGACGCTCATCTGGCGCCAGTTGCACGACGCGGCCGCGGCTTACGGGCCTGGTTGCCGCGGCATGGTTGCCACGGTGCTCACCGAATTAGCGCAGGATCTTGATGAAACTGTTGAGTCCATGTTGCGTTGTGATGAATCCCGCCGGGTCACCGCCGGTCAGAGCTGCGCCGAACTGGTCAGCTGGATCGATGCGAGGTACTCGTGGGCGGCTGCNTTTGATTTCTCCCAGCCAGATTCGCAGCAACACTTCTGGTTTTCCTCGGTCAACAACGAAGAGCCGCGACGGGCCCGGTCTGGTGCCGATCCCGGAGCGAACGTCCAGCACCCCATGGATATTGCCCGCGCCGTGGCCACCTTGCGTACCGCTCTGAGCACCACCGATGATTCCACCAGTGTTGGAGAGTTCCTGCTCACCCACCCGCTGCACCGCTCCACGGTGGCCCGGGTGCAGAACGTTGGCAAGCTTCCCTATGGTGAAGTGCGCGATAACCTGCTGGCTGCGCAGTTCCTGCCACTGAATGTCCAGCGGTTCTTGCTGGCTGTCTACGGCATGGAAAACTACACGCCACAATCCACTGACTGGCTGCGAGTGACCCTGATGGCAGGNGCGCCACGCATCGCCGATCTAGCGAACGGCACCATGGATGACTCCTGGATGTTCACCCGCCGGCCCCAAGGAGCTAAGCGCAATGACTGAACTAAGTACTGCAACAATCCTTGACAAGCCACTTGCTGGACTTGGCGCGAAGATCCACGCGGGTGCCACCATCGTGGACGGTCTGCAGATCAATAACTGGGACCGCAGCGTCCTTGAAGAACTGCGCACGGGAGGGATCAGCGGNGTCAACGCCACCTGCGCCGTCTGGGAAGGTCCCGCAGACACTCTCAAAGCGATCGGCGACTGGTACCAGCTGGCGGCNCAAAACTCCGATTTGATGGTGCTGGCCCAAACAAGCGATGACATTCGCCAAGCGAAGATCGACCAACGCATCGCTGTGTTGCTGGGCTTCCAAAACACCAGCTCCTTCGGGGACGACTTCCGCCTCGTCGAGGTATTCCACAAGCTAGGNGTGAAAATCGCTCAGCTGACCTACAACATCCAGAACTTAGTTGGTGGGGCCTGCTACGAGCCAGAAGATTCCGGACTCACCAGGTTCGGGCGCACCATAGTCTCGGAAATGAACCGCGTGGGCATGCTCATCGATCTTTCCCACGTGGGTAACAGGACCTCATTAGATGCTGTGGAAGCCTCAGTGGCTCCCATCGCCATCACGCACTCGAACCCCACATGGTTCGTGGAGAANCC from Arthrobacter polaris encodes:
- a CDS encoding 1-phosphofructokinase family hexose kinase, whose translation is MSGNNVVLTVTPNPAVDVTYTVAGVHLGSTHRVPTPLYRAGGXGLNVSRVAHQLGYPTLAIATSGGPSGEQLRADLESAGILHHLVPVAAQTRRTIALVDTSADNTTSIFNESGPALDAAEWQALATAVVDNLGGVQTSDGVRRPGVLVGSGSLPEHAPADXYPALVALAHTAGVPAIIDTSGSGILAAARAGADLLKPNNHELMEAVGENDLVVAAGKLIELGAKRVLVSVGEEGMLAFSADAPGRYIQAKLPAPLSGXPTGAGDAAVSAAAVALANGITDMREILRRATAWSAAAVLMAGAGEISPRYAELAKQLIITDH
- a CDS encoding helix-turn-helix transcriptional regulator, which codes for MLTIDSRVDVMNRVGRAMSDPTRSRILTSLLQGPGYPGQLAEELGLTRSNVSNHLSCLRGCGLVAAVPQGRQTRYEIADPHLTNALLALVNVVLAVEGGQGCLDEQCNVPLCCGTAVEA
- a CDS encoding membrane dipeptidase — its product is MTELSTATILDKPLAGLGAKIHAGATIVDGLQINNWDRSVLEELRTGGISGVNATCAVWEGPADTLKAIGDWYQLAAQNSDLMVLAQTSDDIRQAKIDQRIAVLLGFQNTSSFGDDFRLVEVFHKLGVKIAQLTYNIQNLVGGACYEPEDSGLTRFGRTIVSEMNRVGMLIDLSHVGNRTSLDAVEASVAPIAITHSNPTWFVEXPRNKPDEVIRAVTDAGGMLGCCLYPLVIGGKKTTLEQFCQMIARLVDELGPERVGLGSDCTRNWDNEFVGWLRNGRWQAEGETKATWPEWPEWFVGPEDFPRLTDGLLKVGLDXKTVRGVLGENWLNLFDDVFTGRKI
- a CDS encoding aldehyde dehydrogenase, which gives rise to MANTTTTQTLDLQQLINGRWDSATGAEALSLNPADPQEVVARYATATAETLEAAIAASRAALADWDKVGIIGRGRVLRRAAQLLEERAEDIAVLMTREQGKTLADSRGEVGATVETLYYQAGSARRADGVTYPSGNADELVRTIRRPVGVVGVITPWNFPLQIPAWKIAPALLWGNTVVWKSASDTPAVAVAFAQLLQDAGVPAGVLNLLLGPGSLGSCLVEHPGVAAVTFTGSVPVGHQIRERVVLRGAKLQMELGGHNAAIVMPDADVISAATAIVAAAMSSTGQKCTATRRIIAVGEVHDRLLEVLVPMVNALVSGPGTDSESYMGPVISARACRDIEEALETARSEGATVLAQGSMPTDAPGHYVVPTLLGGTEALSITREEVFGPIVTLLRVENLDEAIALANATDFGLTASVFTTDEHAIRRCLNEVVAGLIKVNAPSTGSEVHAPFGGLRDSSFPAPREQNSDVAADFFTETKTAYIRVAPTGRAL
- a CDS encoding cation-translocating P-type ATPase is translated as MSRECCGSDEPSASDNRTLLKLAPAGSDPTALGRVRRNLAFGDTCPEAGGASDEFTPWWKDHHLLVPIAAGLLLGTGYAFEGLGFRAASTLALVLSVLVGASTFIPGAVRRLLRGRLGVGLLMSIAAVGAILLGHVGEAAALAFLFSIAEALEDRALDKARHGLRSLLALMPETATISAPAGQILIPARDVRVLDQLIVRPGERVATDSVVISGTSSLDTSAVTGESIPVEVGPGEAVPAGAINGSGALVLEAQADGRENSLTTIVHLVENAQSXKGDHARMADRIAKPLVPIVLAVAGLVAVVGILIGQPELWIERALVVLVAASPCALAIAVPVTVISAIGAASRFGVVIKSGAAFEQLGAVTLVAFDKTGTLTCNKPEVVAVQTAPGFDRSRILAVAAALESHSTHPLAAAILAETPTPPPASDVSESPGQGISGKIDGSTARVGSPRWVAPGPLAAACGRLESEGMTVLSVEIAGVPAGLIGIRDELKPEAAAAIAELNAQGIATVMLTGDNTRTAQSLARQVGISDYLAEQMPADKAVAIESYATHHRTAMIGDGINDAPALAAANVGIAMGATGSDAAIXTADVAFTGTDLRLIPQALAHARRGRGIMVSNIALALAIIIGLXPLALFGVLGLAGVVLVHELAEVLVILNGLRAARGRAVLPALPAKQPATEIY
- a CDS encoding DeoR/GlpR family DNA-binding transcription regulator, yielding MNRTERLTAILDILAADGQVEVDEIVLKXGVSPATARRDLDSLANERLLTRTRGGATSGSVSYDLPGRYNRDDHAHQKQQIAHAASALIPKGAVIGLCGGTTSTALAQVLSTREDLMEQSNRPTLTVVTNAINIAAQLAIRPNFKIMVTGGIVNPRSYELVGPFADSILQRVALDFAFIGVNGIEPGAGPTTNDEGEASVNSRMARRASEAYILADASKIGKRAFATMDEHDFHNLITDSRITQAQLEAFRDAGTNVIVAPPLESP
- a CDS encoding BCCT family transporter — encoded protein: MRSKTRIANSEEIEPLISGDSTSSALLEPSRPLLDRKVTVASLSILAVFVLATLVFPKQSSDAINAGFSFSAKWLGLFWQGLLLATFLCAIALALTPYAKARLGGAMKPEYGRFKWVAMIMCTLLAGGGVFWAAAEPISHYISSPPFFGTTSGDPTEAANNALGQSFVHWGFLAWAILGSLGAIVMTHAVSKGMPLRPRTLLYPVMGRRVLTSWVGTVTDVVSILAVMAGTVGPIGFLGLQVSYGLSRLFGIPNNYGTQLIIIAVLTGVAALSVSSGLSKGIQIMSRLNVWLALGLMAAVLVLGSAGYIFKSFIGGFGVYMQNFVPASLYQGDQGWVAGWTIFFFAWFLGYAPLMAIFVASISRGRSVRELILFTAVLPPIVTCFWFTVLGGTGIMFEQQNPGSISGPLASDGLPAVVMTIAEQLPFSGIIAVGFLVLTVMFVATTADSMSFSIAQSCTVKGTPQPKLRAAWALTMGVAAAVLISIGDGGISALQSFIVITAVPVGFIMLPSVFAAPVFVRRMAIEQGVVGIKDPDFVRTQ
- a CDS encoding LysR family transcriptional regulator; translation: MELRQLRYFIAVAEEMHFNRAAERLHIAQPALSQQIQRLERNLKTQLFIRTTRSVEITDTGRVLLEAARRVISEAERAQSQVELATLGSTGLLRVGFVSSAALSLLPGMVNRLHEHLPQVRFQLQENTTEQQIQAVLDGQLDVGIVREIEPIDGIHITALKREALVVGVPETHPLAQRTSVKLAELAGEGFVVFXRNQVSRLYDLISALCIQAGFHIRIAQEAIQFPTILGLVAARTGIAIVPESLRALQIAGVAYLDLNDTAAASQISLICAENRRDSALVKRFLESSTL